Proteins encoded by one window of Erwinia pyrifoliae DSM 12163:
- the moeA gene encoding molybdopterin molybdotransferase MoeA: MEAFSAGLISLDDALATLLARITPLTDSETVSLTHAAGRITAHAVISPLNVPPFDNSAMDGYALRLADLAPGVALPVAGNAFAGSPYDGEWPAGSCIRIMTGAPLPAGCEAVVMQEQTAAVGDAVRITAEVSAGQHIRRAGEDIPQGAQVLAAGVKLGAAELPLLASLGIPQVTVLRKLRVAIFSTGDELQPVGQPLAAGQIYDTNRFAVRLMLDKLGCEVIDLGIIRDDPAALRAAFIQADASADVVVSSGGVSVGAADYTKQMLEELGEIGFWKLAIKPGKPFAFGRLAHSWFCGLPGNPVSAVLTFYQLVQPLLARLTGQHGPALPPRQRVRCASDLKKTPGRLDFQRGILQREPDGDLRVRTTGHQGSHVFSSFQLANCFIVLERERGNVAAGEWVEVEPFNALLEG; this comes from the coding sequence ATGGAAGCTTTTAGTGCGGGATTGATCTCCCTTGACGATGCCCTGGCTACCCTGCTGGCACGCATCACCCCGCTTACTGACAGCGAAACCGTTAGCCTGACCCACGCGGCAGGCCGTATTACTGCCCACGCGGTGATTTCCCCGCTCAACGTGCCGCCGTTTGACAATTCGGCGATGGACGGTTACGCCCTGCGGCTGGCCGACCTCGCCCCGGGAGTGGCGCTGCCGGTAGCCGGCAATGCGTTTGCCGGTAGCCCGTATGACGGCGAATGGCCAGCGGGTAGCTGCATCCGCATTATGACCGGCGCGCCGTTGCCGGCGGGGTGCGAAGCGGTGGTGATGCAGGAACAGACCGCCGCAGTCGGTGACGCGGTGCGCATTACCGCTGAGGTTAGCGCCGGGCAACATATTCGCCGGGCGGGTGAAGATATCCCTCAAGGCGCTCAGGTGCTGGCAGCCGGGGTAAAGCTCGGCGCGGCTGAACTGCCGCTGCTGGCCTCGCTCGGTATTCCGCAAGTGACGGTGCTGCGCAAACTGCGCGTGGCGATTTTTTCCACCGGAGATGAATTGCAGCCGGTGGGCCAACCGCTGGCGGCGGGGCAAATCTACGATACCAACCGTTTCGCCGTGCGGCTGATGCTGGATAAGCTCGGCTGTGAAGTGATTGATCTTGGCATTATTCGCGACGACCCGGCCGCTCTGCGCGCCGCCTTTATTCAGGCCGATGCCAGCGCCGATGTGGTTGTTAGCAGCGGTGGCGTATCGGTTGGCGCGGCAGATTACACCAAACAGATGCTGGAGGAGTTAGGCGAAATCGGCTTCTGGAAGCTGGCGATTAAACCCGGTAAGCCGTTTGCCTTTGGCCGCCTGGCGCACAGCTGGTTCTGTGGCCTGCCCGGCAACCCGGTCTCGGCGGTGCTGACCTTTTACCAGCTGGTGCAACCGCTGCTGGCCAGGTTAACCGGGCAGCACGGCCCGGCGTTGCCGCCGCGTCAACGGGTTCGCTGCGCCAGCGACCTGAAAAAGACGCCGGGCCGCCTTGATTTCCAGCGCGGCATTCTCCAGCGCGAACCTGACGGCGATCTGCGGGTGAGAACCACCGGGCATCAAGGCTCCCACGTATTCAGTTCATTCCAGCTGGCCAACTGTTTTATCGTGCTGGAGCGCGAGCGCGGCAACGTGGCTGCGGGTGAATGGGTCGAGGTCGAACCCTTTAACGCGCTGCTGGAGGGCTGA